Proteins found in one Columba livia isolate bColLiv1 breed racing homer chromosome 11, bColLiv1.pat.W.v2, whole genome shotgun sequence genomic segment:
- the LINS1 gene encoding protein Lines homolog 1 isoform X1 translates to MKISLLQQMYKDVLVGLPLAKESRYYASLLTLCIEQSPGGDESCNWMHLSSTNGGIRSHQDADMPDAVVPTTEDISNSFANMNSSFSPREVMLLQLTLIKMVVVKAECQEIEFNTRQKYCEIFVLLLKEAKIDSNLICLLGSYDQLLSHMASKSLASLVYFQLKEENTLNVTWLNFSLKTLSGFPPNTQVAECLWTLTTIIKDILSDKVVPKAGILQKLLAPLDAVLEGFYNSILFHHFDSHHYSSPYSEATNNLISFVDLLEALLASRIELQLPLRCQRVLFLKVSYVLNLISSSIHYLIKRRLIMLLKKCVLYKSREGVKSGSLFLQTPSLYEDMLTLSNAVLQVVNLTWFNQIPLSEKTSYFGGCEALPEEDTQGGSDQTVLRALSLVVLKALEFKFQNSATEAEIKGDFQSSMSQLLIFWRSHLKSLPQSHPVVHHCEWLSLIFIEQDDDMWEAAKALLLIYLKLDRFQHDAADNLIQKEEETWNFLTHAGGYNPHCIFLFFLEKIAFDSTVLLDFLISSETCFLEYLVRYLKLLREDWQQFVQVCNHFDTKHGTFQSISSVKPPHEEKQSCTTDESLQNACCEREPQTLRSLAFSHDCVVFTTDQGDNEVVESNQSNSLMCTDSASLLGSLQSLVNYDSSEESELESDGKDCLVNRKQVPLNNEGETRVKETGCSYSGDNQNTLKSEVLPLKQERSNTSSCLTCVVSSDNIIPLRIMFYKSTKCLEELQKAISRLQRRNLFPYNPSALLKLLSHVEKISKNMNPQESKGEF, encoded by the exons ATGAAGATCTCTCTTCTGCAGCAGATGTATAAGGATGTACTGGTAGGCCTTCCACTAGCGAAGGAAAGTCGTTATTATGCCTCTTTACTTACTCTATGCATTGAGCAGTCACCAGGAGGAGATGAATCATGTAACTGGATGCATTTGTCATCTACTAATGGTGGTATTAGGAGCCATCAGGACGCTGATATGCCAGATGCAGTTGTTCCTACAACAGAGGATATATCAAATAGCTTCGCAAACATGAACTCCTCATTCTCTCCAAGAGAAGTGATGCTTCTTCAGTTAACCTTGATCAAGATGGTGGTTGTTAAAGCAGAGTGCCAGGAAATTGAATTTAATACAAGACAGAAGTACTGTGAAATCTTTGTCCTTCTTCTGAAGGAGGCAAAAATTGACTCAAATTTG ATTTGCCTGCTCGGTAGTTATGATCAGCTGTTATCTCACATGGCTTCAAAAAGTTTAGCATCTCTTGTGTATTTCCAGCTGAAAGAAGAG AACACATTAAATGTCACTTGGCTCAACTTTAGTTTGAAGACTCTTTCAGGATTCCCTCCAAATACCCAGGTAGCAGAATGTCTCTGGACTCTTACAACTATTATCAAGGACATACTGAGCGACAAAGTTGTCCCGAAAGCAG GTATTTTGCAGAAGTTGTTGGCTCCTCTTGATGCTGTACTTGAAGGATTTTATAATTCCATTCTGTTCCATCATTTTGACAGTCACCACTATTCTTCACCTTATTCTGAAGCTACAAACAATTTGATCAGTTTTGTAGATCTGCTTGAAGCACTTTTGGCTTCCAGAATTGAATTACAACTACCACTCAGATGTCAAAGAGTGTTGTTTTTGAAAGTTTCCTACGTCCTGAACCTCATTAGCTCATCAATTCATTATTTAATCAAGAGGAGGCTCATTATGCTCCTTAAAAAGTGTGTCCTTTACAAGTCTAGAGAAGGTGTTAAAAGTGGATCACTGTTCTTACAAACCCCATCTTTATATGAGGATATGCTTACGCTGAGTAATGCTGTTCTTCAAGTTGTGAATTTGACTTGGTTTAACCAGATCCCACTCAGTGAAAAGACCAGCTACTTCGGAGGCTGCGAAGCTCTTCCTGAAGAAGATACTCAAGGTGGTTCTGACCAAACTGTTCTCAGAGCCTTAAGTCTGGTTGTGCTTAAAGCACTGGAATTCAAATTTCAGAACTCTGCTACGGAAGCTGAAATCAAAG gagaCTTTCAGAGTTCCATGTCCCAGCTATTGATATTCTGGAGGAGTCATCTGAAGTCTCTGCCACAGTCTCACCCAGTTGTACATCACTGTGAATGGCTCTCCTTGATTTTCATAGAGCAAGATGATGATATGTGGGAAGCTGCTAAAGctttattacttatttatttaaaactggaTAG GTTCCAGCATGATGCTGCTGATAACTTAATccaaaaagaggaggaaacctGGAACTTTCTTACTCATGCAGGTGGATATAATCCTCActgtatctttttattttttctagaaaaaattGCCTTTGATTCCACAGTATTACTAGATTTTTTGATTTCATCAGAAACTTGCTTTCTGGAGTACTTGGTAAGGTACTTAAAGCTTCTTAGAGAAGACTGGCAGCAGTTTGTACAAGTCTGTAACCATTTTGATACTAAACATGGCACTTTTCAATCAATTTCTTCTGTCAAGCCACcccatgaagaaaaacaaagctgcaCAACTGATGAGAGTTTGCAAAATGCTTGTTGTGAACGAGAACCACAGACTCTGAGATCTTTGGCTTTTTCTCACGACTGCGTAGTGTTTACTACAGATCAAGGTGATAACGAAGTTGTAGAGTCTAACCAGTCCAACTCACTGATGTGCACTGATAGTGCATCTCTGCTGGGTTCTCTTCAAAGCCTTGTTAATTATGACAGCTCAGAGGAGTCTGAATTAGAATCAGATGGAAAAGATTGTTTAGTAAATAGAAAGCAGGTGCCTTTAAATAATGAGGGTGAGACAAGGGTGAAGGAGACTGGTTGCAGCTACTCAGGTGATAATCAGAATACACTCAAGTCTGAAGTGTTGCCTCTGAAACAAGAGAGATCTAATACCTCATCCTGTTTGACTTGTGTGGTGTCTTCAGATAACATCATTCCCCTGAGAATAATGTTTTACAAATCAACAAAATGTTTGGAAGAACTTCAAAAAGCTATTTCTAGGTTGCAGAGAAGAAATCTTTTCCCATATAATCCATCTGCATTGTTGAAACTACTGAGCCATGTGGAGAAGATCAGTAAGAATATGAATCCACAAGAATCTAAAGGAGAGTTCTAG
- the LINS1 gene encoding protein Lines homolog 1 isoform X2, which yields MKISLLQQMYKDVLVGLPLAKESRYYASLLTLCIEQSPGGDESCNWMHLSSTNGGIRSHQDADMPDAVVPTTEDISNSFANMNSSFSPREVMLLQLTLIKMVVVKAECQEIEFNTRQKYCEIFVLLLKEAKIDSNLICLLGSYDQLLSHMASKSLASLVYFQLKEENTLNVTWLNFSLKTLSGFPPNTQVAECLWTLTTIIKDILSDKVVPKAGILQKLLAPLDAVLEGFYNSILFHHFDSHHYSSPYSEATNNLISFVDLLEALLASRIELQLPLRCQRVLFLKVSYVLNLISSSIHYLIKRRLIMLLKKCVLYKSREGVKSGSLFLQTPSLYEDMLTLSNAVLQVVNLTWFNQIPLSEKTSYFGGCEALPEEDTQGGSDQTVLRALSLVVLKALEFKFQNSATEAEIKEMTTYFHQL from the exons ATGAAGATCTCTCTTCTGCAGCAGATGTATAAGGATGTACTGGTAGGCCTTCCACTAGCGAAGGAAAGTCGTTATTATGCCTCTTTACTTACTCTATGCATTGAGCAGTCACCAGGAGGAGATGAATCATGTAACTGGATGCATTTGTCATCTACTAATGGTGGTATTAGGAGCCATCAGGACGCTGATATGCCAGATGCAGTTGTTCCTACAACAGAGGATATATCAAATAGCTTCGCAAACATGAACTCCTCATTCTCTCCAAGAGAAGTGATGCTTCTTCAGTTAACCTTGATCAAGATGGTGGTTGTTAAAGCAGAGTGCCAGGAAATTGAATTTAATACAAGACAGAAGTACTGTGAAATCTTTGTCCTTCTTCTGAAGGAGGCAAAAATTGACTCAAATTTG ATTTGCCTGCTCGGTAGTTATGATCAGCTGTTATCTCACATGGCTTCAAAAAGTTTAGCATCTCTTGTGTATTTCCAGCTGAAAGAAGAG AACACATTAAATGTCACTTGGCTCAACTTTAGTTTGAAGACTCTTTCAGGATTCCCTCCAAATACCCAGGTAGCAGAATGTCTCTGGACTCTTACAACTATTATCAAGGACATACTGAGCGACAAAGTTGTCCCGAAAGCAG GTATTTTGCAGAAGTTGTTGGCTCCTCTTGATGCTGTACTTGAAGGATTTTATAATTCCATTCTGTTCCATCATTTTGACAGTCACCACTATTCTTCACCTTATTCTGAAGCTACAAACAATTTGATCAGTTTTGTAGATCTGCTTGAAGCACTTTTGGCTTCCAGAATTGAATTACAACTACCACTCAGATGTCAAAGAGTGTTGTTTTTGAAAGTTTCCTACGTCCTGAACCTCATTAGCTCATCAATTCATTATTTAATCAAGAGGAGGCTCATTATGCTCCTTAAAAAGTGTGTCCTTTACAAGTCTAGAGAAGGTGTTAAAAGTGGATCACTGTTCTTACAAACCCCATCTTTATATGAGGATATGCTTACGCTGAGTAATGCTGTTCTTCAAGTTGTGAATTTGACTTGGTTTAACCAGATCCCACTCAGTGAAAAGACCAGCTACTTCGGAGGCTGCGAAGCTCTTCCTGAAGAAGATACTCAAGGTGGTTCTGACCAAACTGTTCTCAGAGCCTTAAGTCTGGTTGTGCTTAAAGCACTGGAATTCAAATTTCAGAACTCTGCTACGGAAGCTGAAATCAAAG AAATGACAACTTATTTCCATCAACTATAG